One segment of Mycolicibacterium neworleansense DNA contains the following:
- a CDS encoding 3-oxoacyl-ACP synthase III family protein, whose product MIETTPVSLIDLSTYLPGDPISAEYYAGFAETDELADNVMFRAPRFRHHVGPEETAIDMVERAAAGLIERHGADAITGADVLITHTQLPDMPFYGGGGGMAHRLGMKPNWVIDLHNGGCAAFVLGLKVARTLLSAGEGRTAVIAIAQNSAGQVFDQETIRRKAQAAVPGDGAAVALVTLSDQSPILDIECRTYGEYAGDMTVVMDPPRKWWQAGPGEACIGFTESKITKVLARGNRQVPEVSYTVCDRIGVQPKDIDLFVTNQPNRVFLRNWRDALELPAERHVDTFDECGNLFAAGIPVNLDRAVTGGRVKAGDTVLMAAFAHAGDFAGAAAVRWGGRAGNTADLGNV is encoded by the coding sequence ATGATCGAGACGACTCCCGTCAGCCTCATCGACCTGTCCACCTATCTGCCCGGCGACCCGATCAGCGCCGAGTACTACGCGGGGTTCGCCGAGACCGATGAGCTGGCCGACAACGTGATGTTCCGGGCACCGCGGTTCCGCCATCATGTGGGGCCCGAGGAGACCGCGATCGACATGGTCGAGCGGGCCGCCGCCGGGTTGATCGAGCGGCACGGTGCCGACGCCATCACCGGGGCAGACGTGTTGATCACCCATACCCAACTGCCCGACATGCCGTTCTACGGCGGCGGTGGCGGCATGGCGCACCGGCTGGGGATGAAACCCAACTGGGTGATCGACCTGCACAACGGCGGGTGCGCGGCCTTCGTCCTCGGGCTCAAGGTGGCCCGCACGCTGTTGAGCGCGGGAGAGGGCCGGACCGCGGTGATCGCGATCGCCCAGAACTCCGCCGGCCAGGTCTTCGATCAGGAGACCATCCGGCGCAAGGCGCAGGCGGCGGTTCCCGGAGACGGCGCTGCGGTGGCGCTGGTGACGCTGTCTGACCAGTCCCCGATCCTCGACATCGAATGCCGTACCTACGGGGAGTACGCGGGTGACATGACCGTCGTGATGGATCCGCCGCGCAAATGGTGGCAGGCCGGCCCGGGGGAGGCGTGCATCGGCTTCACCGAGAGCAAGATCACCAAGGTGCTGGCCCGGGGCAACCGGCAGGTCCCCGAGGTGTCCTATACCGTCTGCGACCGGATCGGTGTGCAGCCCAAGGACATCGACCTGTTCGTCACCAATCAGCCCAACCGGGTGTTCCTGCGGAACTGGCGCGACGCGCTGGAACTGCCCGCCGAGCGTCACGTCGACACCTTTGACGAATGTGGGAACCTTTTCGCCGCAGGCATTCCGGTCAATCTCGACCGGGCCGTCACCGGCGGGCGGGTGAAGGCCGGCGACACCGTGCTGATGGCCGCCTTCGCCCACGCCGGTGACTTCGCCGGGGCCGCCGCCGTCCGGTGGGGTGGCCGGGCCGGTAACACCGCCGACCTGGGGAACGTGTGA
- a CDS encoding SRPBCC family protein: MSLPALEDITAHRATRTPLDGLIRIETSPKEQATPIIMDMMRSVYPHDQVFGEYCTVNDYIECPPEELFDYLSDTRCLEEWTYSLRGFTQTEEPGLWLAHDRLGAGPSGPGSEIYTRTVANRDALTVDYHCAWDQGKHLWMIYLMRIVDAQVVLDKPGSVVLWTNCHHPFYDENPYPETAPPARPVWVGDFWDMFGPGHLLELRNLKAIAEYRHRNGLPVTPAWMK, from the coding sequence ATGTCACTGCCCGCACTTGAAGACATCACGGCCCATCGGGCCACCCGCACCCCGCTGGACGGACTGATCCGCATCGAGACCTCGCCCAAGGAGCAGGCCACTCCGATCATCATGGACATGATGCGGTCGGTCTACCCGCACGACCAGGTGTTCGGTGAGTACTGCACGGTCAACGACTACATCGAGTGCCCACCCGAAGAGCTGTTCGACTACCTGTCCGACACCCGCTGCCTGGAGGAGTGGACCTACAGCCTGCGCGGTTTCACCCAGACCGAGGAGCCCGGGCTGTGGCTGGCCCACGACCGGCTCGGCGCCGGGCCGTCGGGACCGGGCAGCGAGATCTACACCCGCACCGTGGCCAACCGCGACGCACTCACCGTGGACTACCACTGCGCCTGGGATCAGGGCAAGCATCTGTGGATGATCTACCTGATGCGCATCGTCGACGCGCAGGTGGTGCTGGACAAGCCGGGATCGGTTGTGCTGTGGACGAATTGCCACCATCCGTTCTACGACGAGAACCCCTACCCGGAGACCGCGCCCCCGGCGCGGCCGGTCTGGGTGGGCGACTTCTGGGACATGTTCGGCCCCGGCCACCTGCTGGAACTGCGAAACCTCAAGGCGATCGCCGAATACCGGCACCGCAACGGTCTGCCGGTCACCCCGGCCTGGATGAAGTGA
- a CDS encoding thiamine pyrophosphate-binding protein — MVKAHRVVDHIVGYLAANGVSHIFGVDGANIEDLYDAAHFCDDLTAVLAKHEFSAATMADGYSRSGAGIGVVAATSGGGCLNTVPGLAESLASRVPVLALIGQAPTTLDGRGAFQDTSGENGSLDGHALFSAVSLYCRRVLTPADILTALPDALAAARTGGPAVLLLPKNIQQADLGEPAARNGSGVARSEAVRHGDLGVLEQALRRVDGSITIIAGEQVARDDARAELEQLRATLRARVATVPDAKDVAGTPGLGSSSALGVAGVMGHPGVSVAAAQSALCLLVGTRMTVTARAGLDSVLGAVATYSIGAQVPYPSCAHVHSGDLRESLAQLTRALSGPGRPTQVRVPDTVPHTELRPPAHDGPGIRYRDAMAVLDGALPDGTDIVVDAGNVGASAIHYLPARRDGRFMVALGMGGMGYSFGAGIGMTFHRASAVGAVPNRRTVVIAGDGSFFMHGMEIHTALQYRLPITFVLFDNHAHAMCVTREQLFYDDRYSYNRFGPSRLGAGLAAMFPGLPAYDVTESRHLPQALGMALDTDGPSVLSIECSADEIPPFAAFLTPADSTPSIAQENRSHVTART, encoded by the coding sequence ATGGTCAAGGCGCACAGGGTGGTGGACCACATCGTCGGCTATCTGGCCGCCAATGGCGTCTCGCACATCTTCGGTGTCGACGGTGCCAACATCGAAGATCTGTACGACGCGGCGCACTTCTGTGACGACCTCACCGCGGTTCTGGCCAAGCACGAATTCTCCGCTGCCACAATGGCGGACGGATACAGCCGCAGCGGCGCCGGGATCGGCGTGGTGGCGGCGACGTCAGGCGGTGGCTGCCTGAACACCGTGCCGGGACTGGCCGAGTCGCTGGCCAGCCGGGTGCCCGTGCTGGCCCTGATCGGGCAGGCGCCGACGACACTCGACGGCCGCGGCGCCTTCCAGGACACCAGTGGTGAAAACGGAAGCCTCGACGGGCACGCCTTGTTCTCGGCGGTCTCGCTGTACTGCCGCCGGGTGCTGACACCCGCGGACATCCTGACCGCGCTGCCCGACGCGCTGGCCGCCGCTCGCACCGGCGGGCCCGCGGTGTTGTTACTGCCCAAGAACATTCAGCAGGCCGATCTGGGGGAGCCGGCTGCGCGCAACGGCAGCGGTGTCGCCAGGAGCGAGGCGGTACGGCATGGTGATCTCGGCGTGCTCGAGCAGGCCCTGCGCCGGGTCGACGGCTCGATCACCATCATCGCCGGCGAGCAGGTGGCGCGCGACGATGCCCGTGCCGAACTGGAACAGCTGCGGGCCACCCTGCGGGCGCGGGTGGCCACGGTGCCCGATGCCAAAGACGTGGCGGGCACCCCGGGGCTCGGCTCATCCTCGGCACTAGGGGTAGCCGGCGTGATGGGCCATCCCGGAGTGTCCGTCGCCGCAGCGCAGAGCGCACTGTGTCTGCTCGTCGGCACCCGCATGACGGTGACCGCCCGGGCAGGTCTCGACAGCGTGCTGGGTGCGGTGGCGACCTACTCGATCGGCGCCCAGGTGCCCTACCCGTCGTGCGCCCACGTGCATTCCGGCGACCTGCGCGAGTCGTTGGCGCAACTGACCCGGGCGCTGTCCGGTCCCGGGCGCCCCACCCAGGTCAGGGTGCCGGATACGGTGCCGCACACCGAACTGCGACCACCGGCGCACGACGGGCCGGGAATCCGCTACCGCGACGCGATGGCCGTGCTCGACGGTGCCCTGCCCGACGGCACCGACATCGTCGTCGACGCGGGCAACGTCGGGGCCTCGGCCATCCACTATCTGCCGGCCCGGCGCGACGGCCGCTTCATGGTCGCGCTCGGCATGGGCGGGATGGGCTACAGCTTCGGTGCCGGCATCGGGATGACGTTTCACCGAGCCTCGGCCGTCGGCGCTGTGCCCAACCGCCGCACCGTGGTGATCGCCGGTGACGGCTCATTCTTCATGCACGGCATGGAGATTCACACCGCACTGCAGTACCGGCTGCCGATCACCTTCGTGCTGTTCGACAACCACGCGCACGCCATGTGCGTCACCCGCGAACAGCTGTTCTACGACGATCGATACTCCTACAACAGGTTCGGCCCGAGCCGGCTGGGCGCCGGCCTGGCGGCGATGTTCCCCGGCCTTCCCGCGTACGACGTCACCGAGTCCCGGCACCTGCCCCAGGCGCTGGGCATGGCGCTGGACACCGACGGTCCGTCGGTGCTCAGCATCGAATGTTCAGCCGACGAAATCCCGCCGTTCGCAGCATTTCTCACCCCCGCTGACAGCACCCCTTCGATCGCACAGGAGAACAGGTCCCATGTCACTGCCCGCACTTGA
- a CDS encoding class I SAM-dependent methyltransferase → MTQPYMDWDAAYRQDTPPPWSIGEPQPELARLIEQGKVHGEVLDSGCGHAALSLALAAKGYHVVGLDASATAVAAAAATAAEQGLTTVTFAQADMTDFGGYDGRFDTVLDSGLLHALPIEGRQSYIRAIHRASAPGAVLFILAFATRPFGGTTPGPTGFTADELRDTVATCWTVDEVRPAKLYGNDTPAAGGPASLPGVERDGAGHITMPGFLLSAHKDG, encoded by the coding sequence GTGACACAGCCGTATATGGATTGGGACGCGGCCTACCGGCAGGACACCCCGCCGCCGTGGAGCATCGGGGAACCACAGCCCGAGCTCGCCCGCCTGATCGAGCAGGGCAAGGTGCACGGCGAGGTCCTCGACTCGGGCTGCGGCCACGCTGCCTTGTCCCTGGCGCTGGCGGCCAAGGGGTACCACGTGGTGGGGCTCGATGCCAGCGCCACGGCGGTGGCCGCGGCGGCCGCCACCGCGGCCGAACAGGGCCTGACCACAGTTACTTTCGCGCAGGCCGACATGACCGACTTCGGCGGTTACGACGGCCGCTTCGACACCGTGCTGGACAGCGGGCTGCTGCACGCCCTGCCGATCGAGGGGCGCCAGTCCTACATCCGGGCGATCCACCGCGCCTCGGCACCGGGCGCGGTGCTGTTCATCCTGGCCTTCGCGACCCGGCCCTTCGGCGGCACCACCCCGGGACCGACCGGCTTCACCGCCGACGAGTTGCGCGATACGGTGGCCACCTGCTGGACCGTCGACGAGGTGCGCCCGGCCAAGCTGTACGGCAACGACACCCCGGCCGCCGGCGGGCCGGCGTCACTGCCCGGCGTGGAGCGGGACGGTGCCGGGCACATCACCATGCCCGGCTTCCTGCTCAGTGCCCACAAGGACGGCTGA
- a CDS encoding anti-sigma factor family protein: MTQFGVPHVPDPVEFDRYRTWDAAYVLGSLDSSERREYEAHLEGCERCRSAVAELSGMPALLAMLDLDEVLALESEQPDPPLRPEVLESVLAKVSWRRRRSRWITTAAVGVAAALLALAVVVGIRPEVFGLHSGTDQQSAQMLAMNKVSDTPINASIAMTSYSWGTRIDMACSYGSWGKQDAPPQNLGMVVIGRDGSRNEVATWLGLSGATALPSGNTQMPMADIAAVQLVTSPEGKVLLEKQL, encoded by the coding sequence ATGACACAGTTCGGTGTACCCCACGTCCCCGATCCGGTTGAATTCGACCGCTACCGGACCTGGGATGCGGCCTACGTTCTGGGATCGCTCGACAGCTCCGAGCGACGCGAGTATGAGGCCCATCTGGAGGGCTGCGAGCGGTGCCGCTCCGCGGTGGCCGAGTTGAGCGGGATGCCCGCGCTGCTGGCCATGCTCGACCTCGACGAGGTGCTGGCCCTGGAATCCGAACAGCCGGATCCGCCGCTGCGGCCCGAGGTGCTGGAGTCCGTGCTGGCCAAGGTCAGCTGGCGGCGGCGCCGCTCGCGGTGGATCACCACCGCGGCCGTGGGTGTGGCCGCGGCGCTGCTGGCGCTCGCCGTGGTGGTCGGTATCCGTCCCGAGGTGTTCGGCCTACACAGCGGCACCGATCAGCAGAGCGCGCAGATGCTGGCGATGAACAAGGTCTCCGATACGCCGATCAACGCCAGCATCGCGATGACCAGTTACTCCTGGGGCACCCGGATCGACATGGCCTGCAGTTACGGGAGCTGGGGCAAGCAGGATGCGCCCCCGCAGAACCTGGGCATGGTGGTGATCGGCCGGGACGGTAGCCGCAACGAGGTCGCGACGTGGCTCGGGTTGTCCGGCGCCACCGCGCTGCCCAGCGGCAACACCCAGATGCCGATGGCGGATATCGCTGCGGTGCAACTGGTTACCTCCCCTGAAGGCAAGGTGCTGCTGGAAAAGCAGCTCTGA
- a CDS encoding sigma-70 family RNA polymerase sigma factor, translating into MDDPEAAMMRVLYDEHAAALWRYALRLTGDRARAEDVVQETLLRAWRHPDVTADTDRSARAWLFTVARNMIIDERRSARFRNETGVADPEQVADHSGAAATPDQVDNALDRILLSTALSQLSDEHRAVVRRAYYQGWTTGQIADDLHIPEGTVKSRLHYAVRALRLNLQEMGVTR; encoded by the coding sequence ATGGATGATCCGGAGGCCGCCATGATGCGGGTGCTCTACGACGAGCACGCTGCCGCGCTGTGGCGCTACGCCCTGCGACTCACGGGTGACCGTGCGCGCGCCGAGGACGTGGTGCAGGAGACGCTGCTGCGTGCATGGCGTCACCCCGATGTCACCGCCGATACCGACCGGTCCGCGCGGGCCTGGTTGTTTACCGTGGCGCGAAACATGATCATTGATGAACGCCGGAGTGCTCGGTTTCGCAATGAGACCGGGGTGGCCGATCCCGAGCAGGTGGCAGACCACTCCGGGGCTGCCGCCACTCCCGACCAGGTGGACAACGCCTTGGACCGAATACTGCTGAGCACGGCGCTGAGCCAACTGTCCGACGAACATCGGGCCGTGGTCCGCCGGGCCTACTACCAGGGCTGGACCACCGGCCAGATTGCCGACGACCTGCACATACCCGAGGGAACCGTGAAATCACGGCTGCACTACGCGGTCCGCGCGTTACGACTGAACCTGCAAGAGATGGGGGTGACACGATGA
- the map gene encoding type I methionyl aminopeptidase, whose protein sequence is MIGLPGLRKRKVVAQRTAGELDAMAVAGALVASALRAVRDTAAPGVSTLELDQIAESVIRDGGGTPSFLGYHGFPASICASVNDRVVHGIPSAGEKLAAGDLVSIDCGAIVDGWHGDSAVTFGIGALIAADEALSAATKSAMEAGIAAMLPGNRLTDVSHAIEVETHAAEARHDRKYGIVDGYGGHGIGRQMHMDPFLPNEGSPGRGPYLQPGSVLAIEPMLTLGTTETVILDDDWTVVTADGTRAAHWEHTVAVTEDGPRILTQ, encoded by the coding sequence GTGATCGGATTGCCGGGGTTGCGCAAGCGCAAGGTCGTTGCGCAGCGCACCGCCGGAGAGTTGGACGCGATGGCGGTGGCCGGGGCACTCGTCGCCTCGGCGCTGCGCGCGGTGCGCGACACCGCCGCACCGGGAGTGTCCACACTCGAACTGGACCAGATCGCCGAATCCGTCATCCGCGACGGTGGCGGCACCCCGTCGTTCCTCGGGTACCATGGATTCCCGGCCAGTATTTGCGCATCGGTCAATGACCGTGTGGTGCATGGCATTCCGTCGGCCGGCGAGAAATTGGCCGCCGGGGATCTGGTGTCCATCGACTGCGGCGCGATCGTCGACGGCTGGCACGGCGACTCCGCCGTCACCTTCGGGATCGGTGCGCTCATCGCCGCCGACGAAGCCCTTTCTGCGGCAACGAAATCCGCCATGGAGGCCGGTATCGCCGCGATGCTGCCCGGAAACCGGCTCACCGATGTCTCGCACGCGATCGAGGTCGAGACCCATGCTGCCGAGGCCCGCCACGACCGCAAGTACGGGATCGTCGACGGCTACGGCGGCCACGGCATCGGCCGGCAGATGCACATGGACCCGTTCCTGCCCAACGAGGGCTCACCCGGGCGGGGCCCGTACCTGCAGCCGGGTTCGGTCCTGGCGATCGAACCCATGCTCACCCTCGGCACCACCGAGACCGTGATCCTCGACGACGACTGGACCGTCGTCACCGCCGACGGCACCCGCGCCGCGCACTGGGAGCACACCGTCGCCGTCACCGAAGACGGCCCGCGAATCCTCACACAGTAA